From a single Pseudophryne corroboree isolate aPseCor3 chromosome 6, aPseCor3.hap2, whole genome shotgun sequence genomic region:
- the LOC134933445 gene encoding zona pellucida sperm-binding protein 4-like has translation MGISRGWLGCVVLLWSCSLVSGTEEFLEDVSDLHCGSSKMRLSLPSVRLDFASAFTVLDYAGEPHRLQNDSTCRLWVGRKPDGSMIIGAAYDGCYVRQEHGGYVMTLIAEQISNGAVEYRKRDIRCPFLPAMDAPSPSDCAAVQSGDRLPCANSSVTRAVCEGLDCCFSTSDPSLPCYYGNKVTAQCTNDGQVLIAISEDVTTPSLLLASVGVLNVDSTSCPMLSVSKTSAFILYQFPLSCGGASRVSDNTVVYENTVYATKDTRTWQGSSITRDSTFRMTVRCIYSHTGVVPLQVEVLTLPPPLPVSTSGPLLLELQIAKDIQYTSYYVQTDYPLIKVLRDPVYFEVKILQRTDPNLFLILNDCWATPSTDPTQQVQWPILMDGCPFTGDNYLTQLVPLGSPTQRIPFPAHYQRFIVSTFTFVDQSSQLALEGLVYFHCSASVCVPSAEDSCTTSCGNRKKRAIEEPEQKVTVSKGPVDFIDGDIPSDRRISVQGTSDTNSSPVMWLRGAAAGGGILVVTVTVLGVWWHRRSQRPTMLPVKL, from the exons ATGGGGATCTCCAGGGGTTGGTTGGGGTGTGTAGTATTGCTGTGGAGCTGTAGCTTAGTGTCTGGTACTGAGGAGTTTTTAGAAGATGTGTCTGATCTGCATTGTGGTTCCAGTAAGATGCGTCTCTCTCTGCCCTCTGTGCGCCTGGATTTTGCTTCTGCCTTCACAGTACTGG ATTATGCAGGGGAGCCTCACAGGCTCCAGAATGACTCTACTTGTAGGCTCTGGGTAGGACGGAAACCAGATGGCTCAATGATCATTGGTGCTGCCTATGATGGATGTTATGTAAGACAGGAG CATGGAGGCTATGTGATGACTCTGATCGCAGAACAAATTTCCAATGGTGCAGTGGAATACCGTAAAAGAGACATCCGGTGCCCGTTCCTGCCAG CTATGGATGCTCCCAGCCCCAGTGACTGTGCTGCTGTCCAGAGTGGAGACCGCTTGCCATGTGCCAATTCCTCTGTGACCAGGGCAGTCTGTGAAGGACTAGACTGCTGCTTCTCAACCAGTGACCCCTCCCTTCCCTGTTACTATGGGAATAAAG TGACTGCACAGTGTACAAATGATGGCCAGGTTCTGATTGCTATCTCTGAGGATGTGACTACACCATCCCTGCTCTTGGCTTCAGTTGGTGTCCTCAATGTGGACTCTACTTCTTGCCCCATGCTGAGTGTTTCAAAGACTTCAGCTTTCATACTGTACCAGTTCCCCCTTTCTTGTGGAGGAGCCAGTCGG GTATCGGATAACACTGTAGTGTATGAGAACACAGTTTATGCCACCAAGGACACAAGGACATGGCAAGGATCCTCAATCACAAGAGACAGTACATTTAG GATGACTGTCCGTTGTATCTACTCTCATACTGGGGTTGTCCCACTGCAAGTTGAGGTGCTCACCCTGCCCCCACCCCTTCCTGTGTCCACCTCAGGACCTCTCCTCTTGGAGCTGCAGATAGCAAAAG ACATACAGTATACTTCATACTACGTGCAGACAGACTACCCTCTCATCAAAGTGCTCAGAGATCCGGTCTACTTCGAGGTCAAAATACTACAAAGAACTGACCCAAACTTGTTCCTGATCTTAAATGACTGCTGGGCCACTCCTTCTACAGACCCTACCCAACAAGTCCAATGGCCCATCCTCATGGATGG ATGCCCTTTTACTGGGGACAACTACCTGACACAGCTGGTACCACTTGGCTCACCCACACAGAGGATTCCATTCCCAGCACACTACCAGCGCTTCATCGTCAGCACCTTCACCTTTGTGGATCAGAGTTCCCAGCTTGCTCTTGAAGGACTG GTATACTTTCACTGCAGTGCTTCTGTTTGTGTCCCTTCTGCTGAGGATTCCTGCACGACATCATGTGGCAACAGGAAAA AGCGAGCAATTGAGGAGCCAGAGCAGAAGGTCACAGTAAGCAAAGGTCCAGTTGACTTCATTGATGGTGACATTCCCTCAGATAGGAGGATTTCTGTTCAAG GTACCTCTGACACTAACTCATCTCCTGTGATGTGGCTGAGGGGAGCTGCAGCTGGAGGAGGCATCTTGGTGGTGACTGTCACAGTACTAGGTGTCTGGTGGCATCGCAGAAGTCAAAGACCCACCATGCTCCCTGTAAAATTGTGA